The following are encoded together in the Malaya genurostris strain Urasoe2022 chromosome 3, Malgen_1.1, whole genome shotgun sequence genome:
- the LOC131436137 gene encoding peroxisomal membrane protein PEX13 has protein sequence MMTTNYRSPVLCEPRIFGGQHTITTPAGHVTSNQPPPLPPRLFQPINGTVIGNGYGNRFGMSTHGYSGPINGYGIYGNNIMNNSMYGSGYGYSYPYPENRFIQMAEESSRSTFRSIEALVGAINNIASMLDSTYFALTSSFRSVLGLAANFAHIRGVFAQFWTSLAIYRWIVWCYKKILFLLKLTKTDTTINSFNEAFKIAENGRNTSERKESSLPVVLFLGFIMAAPYLLMKLFASYDQAEQRIKPSTWQKPLKAVAMFNFEATNSEELTIRAGQHVVIAPKSIQIEQNLLNTGWVLASTDNTTSGLIPVSYIQGSQYKEDTEGKTVNSKQVENVS, from the exons ATGATGACGACTAATTACCGAAGTCCTGTGTTATGTGAGCCACGTATCTTTGGAGGTCAACATACCATTACTACTCCTGCTGGTCATGTAACTTCTAATCAGCCACCTCCTCTTCCTCCAAGACTGTTCCAACCAATCAATGGAACTGTGATTGGAAATGGGTACGGTAATCGATTCGGTATGTCGACACATGGTTATTCCGGACCTATTAATGGATATGGAATATATggaaataatataatgaataatAGTATGTACGGCAGTGGCTATGGATATAGCTATCCATACCCGGAAAATCG ATTTATTCAAATGGCAGAAGAAAGTTCAAGGTCCACATTTCGAAGCATTGAAGCATTAGTAGGAGCTATCAACAATATTGCCTCCATGCTCGATTCTACATATTTCGCTTTAACAAGTTCATTCAGATCAGTTCTGggattagcagcaaattttgcaCATATTCGAGGTGTTTTTGCTCAGTTTTGGACATCTCTTGCTATATATCGGTGGATTGTATGGTGCTATAAAAA GATTTTATTTTTACTAAAGCTTACTAAAACTGATACTACCATAAACAGTTTTAATGAAGCTTTCAAGATAGCTGAAAACGGTCGAAATACCAGCGAGCGAAAAGAATCCTCTTTACCAGTAGTTCTATTCCTTGGATTCATAATGGCGGCTCCATATTTGTTAATGAAACTATTTGCTAGTTACGATCAGGCCGAACAAA GAATAAAACCGAGTACGTGGCAAAAACCCTTAAAAGCTGTAGCAATGTTCAACTTTGAGGCAACGAATTCTGAAGAGTTAACGATTCGAGCGGGACAACATGTTGTAATTGCACCAAAATCAATACAGATTGAACAAAATCTTCTTAATACGGGTTGGGTTCTAGCTTCGACAGACAATACCACATCAGGTTTAATTCCAGTTTCTTACATTCAGGGTTCCCAGTACAAAGAAGATACAGAAGGAAAGACAGTTAATAGTAAACAAGTAGAAAATGTATCTTAA